In the Arthrobacter zhaoxinii genome, one interval contains:
- a CDS encoding stage II sporulation protein M, producing the protein MDLDAFTAVHSDDWKRLDELVARRRLDGPEADELLRLYQRASTHLSIVRSVAPEGTVSASLSMRLSRARTRLTGSRSNFMEDLANFFVYSLPAAFYRVRWLTAAVGAAFILVVWLTGFWAVNTPGVLAAAGSDEEVRRYVEEDFVNYYSENPAASFSGMVWTNNAWIAVQAVVFGITGVWVPWMLYQNAVNLGITAGMMAAHDRLDVFFIYILPHGFMELTSIFIAAAAGLRIFWAFIAPGRRTRMTSVAQEGRSLMTVGLGLVVVLFISGLVEGFVTPSPLPAWLRLGIGFAVLAAYWAYTLILGRRAYLAGHRGDLSARDAGVELRTA; encoded by the coding sequence GTGGACCTCGATGCCTTCACTGCCGTGCACAGCGATGACTGGAAACGCCTCGACGAGCTGGTTGCCCGCCGCCGTCTCGACGGCCCGGAAGCGGACGAACTGCTCCGGCTCTATCAACGCGCCTCCACCCATCTTTCCATCGTGCGGTCCGTGGCTCCCGAGGGGACAGTCTCCGCTTCCCTTTCGATGCGCCTGTCCCGGGCCCGGACCCGGCTCACCGGCAGCCGGTCCAACTTCATGGAGGACCTGGCCAACTTCTTTGTCTATTCCCTGCCCGCCGCCTTCTACCGCGTACGGTGGCTCACCGCGGCGGTGGGTGCCGCGTTCATCCTGGTGGTGTGGCTGACCGGCTTCTGGGCGGTCAATACGCCGGGTGTGCTGGCCGCGGCAGGCTCCGATGAAGAGGTTCGCCGCTACGTGGAAGAAGACTTCGTCAACTACTACTCCGAAAACCCCGCTGCCTCGTTCTCCGGCATGGTCTGGACCAACAACGCCTGGATTGCCGTACAGGCGGTCGTCTTCGGGATCACCGGGGTGTGGGTGCCGTGGATGCTTTACCAGAACGCCGTGAATCTGGGCATAACCGCCGGGATGATGGCAGCACACGACCGCCTTGACGTTTTCTTCATCTACATCCTGCCGCACGGGTTTATGGAGCTGACATCCATTTTCATTGCCGCCGCGGCGGGGCTGCGGATTTTCTGGGCGTTCATTGCACCCGGACGGCGTACCCGGATGACCTCCGTAGCGCAGGAGGGACGCTCGCTCATGACGGTCGGCCTTGGCCTGGTCGTTGTCCTGTTCATTTCGGGGCTGGTCGAGGGCTTCGTCACGCCCAGCCCGCTGCCGGCCTGGCTCCGGCTGGGCATCGGGTTCGCCGTGTTGGCGGCGTACTGGGCCTACACGCTGATCCTCGGCCGCAGGGCCTACCTCGCAGGGCACCGCGGTGACCTGTCGGCGCGCGACGCCGGGGTGGAGCTGCGTACTGCGTAG
- a CDS encoding TIGR01906 family membrane protein: MASQDETPTHRSTAGGEPPNGTEASAPTPEGAPAAHGSSAAGSPEPAGPDEHADWDAEFNGSTGPGRTEAEAAADEAGDAPEAVEEPAEDSNPEDHPADPASPALPESTSEHLGTDATAGAAGTVPGGHPSVAQRSQLPMRPASTMPDLSGYASAAEDRDNAEDRVNAEDRVNAEDGDNAEDGGNDAGTADRRVPAEAPAATAVSASPADASAAERPHAVPAGAHEAGRNESETDSDADSDAPQDGDTETVRTAHDDDPSAASEPAESTRTAVTPVVSGSSRSEHDAAADAEGTGNDMDSDADPALSSAEAERRAREREKAAAGKPVLARVLQVMIAVFFPVMVLAAAIRAVATPLFLWAEYHRPGFPADSYGFSTDDRMTYGSYAMDYLLNWSGSRYLGDLVGDGGEPLYLDSEVSHMADVKTVLTVAFVAATVMAVLSLFAALYLARRSPGGIRRSLFSGAVLTLVLVAALVVLAVLGWEQFFTQVHTIFFANGNWTFRLDDTLIRLFPAQFWMDAGITIAALVLLTCAVVLVCCWPTRARRERVRQAREDARRRYAESLEAL; encoded by the coding sequence GTGGCTAGCCAGGACGAAACCCCCACGCATCGATCGACGGCCGGAGGGGAACCGCCCAACGGGACCGAGGCTTCAGCGCCGACGCCGGAAGGTGCCCCCGCCGCACACGGCTCCTCCGCGGCCGGCTCACCGGAACCGGCAGGACCGGACGAGCACGCGGACTGGGACGCCGAATTCAACGGCTCCACCGGTCCCGGCCGGACCGAAGCGGAGGCAGCAGCGGACGAAGCGGGCGACGCTCCCGAAGCCGTGGAAGAGCCCGCCGAAGACAGCAACCCGGAGGACCACCCCGCGGACCCCGCGTCTCCGGCCCTGCCCGAATCCACGTCCGAACACCTTGGCACCGATGCTACTGCCGGCGCAGCCGGAACCGTCCCGGGCGGACACCCGTCGGTCGCCCAGCGCAGCCAGCTGCCCATGCGCCCTGCCAGCACCATGCCCGACCTGAGCGGCTATGCCTCCGCCGCGGAGGACCGTGACAACGCCGAGGACCGTGTTAACGCGGAGGACCGCGTCAACGCGGAGGACGGTGACAACGCGGAGGACGGCGGCAACGACGCCGGGACCGCAGACCGTCGCGTGCCGGCCGAGGCGCCCGCGGCCACCGCCGTCAGTGCTTCCCCCGCGGACGCGTCCGCCGCAGAACGGCCGCATGCGGTTCCTGCCGGAGCCCATGAAGCCGGCCGGAACGAATCCGAGACGGACTCCGATGCGGATTCCGACGCGCCGCAGGACGGGGACACGGAAACAGTCCGCACCGCCCACGACGACGACCCTTCGGCGGCGTCTGAGCCCGCCGAGTCCACCCGCACCGCCGTCACGCCGGTCGTCAGCGGCTCCAGCAGGAGCGAGCATGACGCCGCCGCCGACGCCGAGGGCACCGGGAACGACATGGATTCCGACGCCGACCCGGCACTGTCGTCGGCCGAAGCTGAGCGGCGTGCCCGGGAACGGGAAAAGGCCGCGGCCGGAAAACCCGTCCTGGCGCGTGTCCTCCAGGTCATGATTGCCGTGTTCTTCCCGGTGATGGTGCTGGCCGCGGCCATCCGCGCCGTCGCGACGCCGTTGTTCCTCTGGGCCGAGTACCACCGTCCCGGATTCCCGGCAGACAGTTACGGCTTTTCCACTGATGACCGGATGACCTACGGCTCCTATGCCATGGACTACCTGCTGAACTGGAGCGGCTCGCGCTATCTGGGGGATCTGGTCGGAGACGGCGGGGAACCTCTGTACCTGGACAGCGAGGTCAGCCACATGGCAGACGTCAAGACGGTGCTGACAGTAGCCTTCGTCGCTGCCACCGTGATGGCAGTCCTGAGCCTTTTCGCCGCACTGTATCTGGCCCGCCGCAGCCCGGGCGGCATCCGCCGTTCCCTGTTCTCCGGTGCCGTGCTCACGCTGGTGCTGGTGGCTGCCCTGGTGGTCCTCGCAGTCCTGGGCTGGGAGCAGTTCTTCACCCAGGTGCACACGATCTTCTTCGCCAACGGCAACTGGACCTTCCGCCTGGACGACACACTGATCCGGCTCTTCCCGGCCCAGTTCTGGATGGATGCCGGGATCACCATCGCTGCGCTGGTGCTGCTGACCTGCGCCGTCGTGCTCGTCTGCTGCTGGCCCACCCGGGCGCGCCGGGAACGCGTGCGGCAGGCGCGGGAAGATGCCCGCCGCCGTTACGCAGAGTCCCTCGAGGCACTCTAG
- a CDS encoding AMP-dependent synthetase/ligase, whose translation MRESATDLLVSLPEDSNVTDLLLQMHRKDPSRVLYAVKNGSSWEDITAARFLGEVTRLAKGLIGSGVRPGDSVAVMSRTSYEWTVADMANWFAGAVTIPIYETSSPSQVEWILKDSGARSVFVEDERKAAVVLAAASALDGEFSLWMMNDGDGADTFTALAAAGSSVSDDTLEAARSTANLSDTASMVYTSGTTGRPKGCEITHGNFALFGVNIREVLPEMLKAPNPTTLMFLPLAHVLARAVQVGCLHAGVKVGHSRSASDLMADLKTFSPTFLLAVPRIFEKIYSGAQAQAEAAGKGKAFTAAAEVAVAYSVAQDSAARGGRGPSVALALKHKLFEQLFYPKVRAVLGGNAAFAISGASALSPMLAHFFRGCGVTVLEGYGLTETTAPASVNQVSRTRVGSVGLPMPGTTIRIADDGEVLVRGAVVFKGYHRNPEATADAFEGEWFKTGDVGVLDDDGFLRITGRKKDLLVTAGGKNVAPGPLEEKIRENRLVSQAIVVGEGRPFISALITLDDEALAAWSRENGAPDGVPADDPRVQQLLQESVDAANATVSRAEQIRRFSVLPKDFTLESGHLTATLKLRRNAVIADYSDVVDKLYAK comes from the coding sequence GTGCGCGAGTCCGCCACTGACCTCCTGGTTAGCCTTCCCGAAGATTCGAATGTTACGGATCTTCTGCTCCAGATGCATCGAAAAGATCCCTCCCGCGTCCTGTACGCAGTCAAGAACGGCAGCAGTTGGGAAGACATCACTGCCGCTCGGTTCCTTGGAGAAGTCACCCGGCTGGCCAAGGGCCTGATCGGTTCCGGGGTCCGCCCGGGAGACAGCGTCGCCGTGATGTCCCGGACCTCCTACGAATGGACCGTGGCGGACATGGCCAACTGGTTCGCCGGCGCCGTCACCATCCCGATCTACGAAACCTCCTCACCGTCCCAGGTCGAGTGGATCCTCAAGGATTCCGGTGCCCGTTCCGTGTTCGTGGAGGACGAACGCAAAGCTGCCGTCGTGCTGGCGGCCGCATCCGCCCTCGACGGGGAGTTTTCGCTCTGGATGATGAACGACGGCGACGGCGCCGACACGTTCACCGCCCTCGCCGCCGCCGGAAGCAGTGTCAGCGACGACACGCTGGAGGCAGCCCGCAGCACCGCAAACCTCAGTGACACCGCCTCCATGGTCTACACCTCCGGCACCACCGGACGGCCCAAGGGCTGCGAGATCACGCACGGCAACTTCGCCCTCTTCGGCGTCAATATCCGCGAAGTGCTGCCCGAGATGCTCAAGGCGCCGAACCCCACCACGCTGATGTTCCTGCCGCTGGCACATGTGCTCGCCCGCGCCGTCCAGGTCGGCTGCCTGCACGCCGGCGTCAAGGTTGGCCATTCACGCAGCGCCTCCGACCTGATGGCGGACCTCAAGACCTTCTCTCCCACCTTCCTGCTGGCGGTGCCGCGGATCTTCGAGAAGATCTACAGCGGCGCCCAGGCGCAGGCCGAGGCCGCTGGAAAGGGCAAGGCGTTTACTGCCGCCGCCGAGGTGGCCGTTGCCTACTCGGTGGCACAGGACTCGGCGGCCCGCGGCGGCCGCGGCCCGTCGGTGGCGCTGGCACTCAAGCACAAGCTCTTCGAACAGCTCTTCTACCCGAAGGTACGCGCGGTCCTCGGCGGAAACGCCGCCTTCGCCATCTCCGGCGCCAGCGCACTGAGCCCGATGCTCGCGCACTTCTTCCGCGGCTGCGGCGTTACGGTCCTGGAGGGCTACGGCCTGACCGAAACCACCGCCCCGGCGAGCGTCAACCAGGTTTCCCGCACACGGGTGGGCTCGGTGGGCCTGCCCATGCCGGGCACCACCATCCGGATTGCCGACGACGGCGAGGTCCTGGTCCGCGGAGCCGTGGTCTTCAAGGGCTACCACCGCAATCCCGAAGCAACCGCGGACGCCTTCGAGGGCGAGTGGTTCAAGACCGGCGACGTAGGTGTCCTCGATGATGACGGTTTCCTGCGGATCACCGGCCGCAAGAAGGATCTCCTGGTGACAGCCGGCGGCAAGAACGTGGCTCCCGGCCCTCTGGAGGAAAAGATCCGCGAGAACCGGCTCGTCTCGCAGGCCATTGTGGTGGGTGAAGGGCGGCCGTTCATTTCCGCCCTGATCACCCTGGATGATGAGGCCCTTGCTGCGTGGAGCCGGGAGAACGGCGCCCCGGACGGGGTCCCCGCCGATGATCCCCGGGTGCAGCAGCTGCTGCAGGAATCCGTGGACGCCGCCAACGCCACGGTGTCCCGGGCCGAGCAGATTCGCAGGTTCAGCGTGCTGCCCAAGGACTTCACCCTGGAATCCGGGCACCTTACCGCCACCCTGAAACTGCGCCGCAATGCAGTGATTGCGGACTACTCCGACGTGGTCGACAAGCTTTACGCGAAGTAG
- a CDS encoding dolichyl-phosphate-mannose--protein mannosyltransferase, protein MAVLGGVLRFTRLGEPESLIFDETYYVKDAYSLLQSGYERSWPEDANESFAAGRPQVLLNEPEYVVHPPVGKWMIALGMAFFGSDNSFGWRFGAALTGSVTVLLLGLIAARLFSSAALGGLAGLFLAVDGHHLVHSRTSLLDVFMTFWIVAAFGALLLDRRDGRLRLARALARAAGSGGLISPGSGPLLYGPWLLWRPWRIAAGVCLGLAVGTKWSALAFVAVFGLMTVLWDVSARRVAGVVRWEAALLRDGVPAFLTLIPAALITYTASWSGWLLSQDAYNRQWAAQNPDEGWGWVPAPLRSLAEYHRSAYAFHNGLTAEHSYSSSAWTWLFMGRPTSFFYEGAEKGENGCAADSCSTAITSVGNPLIWWAAALALLVVLFYWAGRRDWRAGAVLSGVAAGYLPWFAYPERTTFFFYAVSFEPFLVLALVYVLGLVLGRPTDSLQRRRTGLLIVCCFAAGVLALSAYFLPVWTAETIPYSDWRLRMWMPSWI, encoded by the coding sequence ATGGCCGTGCTGGGCGGGGTGCTGCGTTTCACCCGGCTGGGTGAACCGGAGTCCCTGATATTTGATGAGACCTACTACGTCAAGGACGCCTACTCCCTGCTGCAGTCGGGCTATGAACGGTCCTGGCCCGAGGACGCCAACGAGTCCTTCGCTGCCGGCCGGCCCCAGGTGCTGCTGAATGAACCCGAGTACGTAGTGCACCCGCCCGTGGGGAAATGGATGATCGCCCTGGGCATGGCCTTCTTCGGCTCGGACAATTCCTTCGGCTGGCGCTTCGGCGCTGCACTGACCGGCTCCGTCACGGTCCTGCTGCTGGGGCTCATCGCCGCCCGGCTGTTCTCCTCCGCAGCTCTTGGCGGCCTTGCCGGGTTGTTCCTGGCCGTGGACGGGCACCATCTGGTCCACTCCCGCACGTCCCTGCTGGATGTCTTCATGACGTTCTGGATTGTGGCCGCCTTCGGCGCCCTCCTCCTGGACCGCAGGGACGGCCGGCTGCGGCTCGCACGTGCGCTCGCCCGCGCCGCAGGCTCCGGGGGGCTGATCTCCCCCGGCAGCGGACCGCTCCTGTACGGGCCGTGGCTGCTCTGGCGTCCGTGGCGGATCGCAGCGGGCGTCTGCCTCGGCCTGGCCGTGGGTACCAAGTGGTCCGCGCTGGCCTTCGTCGCCGTCTTCGGCCTGATGACGGTCCTCTGGGACGTCAGCGCCAGACGGGTTGCCGGCGTCGTCCGGTGGGAAGCCGCCCTCCTCCGGGACGGCGTTCCGGCGTTCCTGACCCTCATTCCCGCGGCGCTGATCACCTATACGGCCAGCTGGAGCGGGTGGCTGCTGTCCCAGGACGCGTACAACCGGCAGTGGGCGGCGCAGAATCCGGACGAAGGATGGGGCTGGGTGCCGGCCCCGCTGCGTTCCCTGGCCGAATACCACCGCAGCGCGTATGCGTTCCACAACGGCCTGACGGCGGAGCACAGCTATTCGTCCTCCGCGTGGACCTGGCTGTTTATGGGCCGGCCCACCTCGTTCTTCTATGAGGGCGCCGAAAAGGGCGAGAACGGCTGCGCAGCAGACAGCTGTTCAACGGCGATTACCTCGGTAGGCAATCCCCTCATCTGGTGGGCGGCGGCCCTCGCGCTGCTGGTGGTGCTGTTTTACTGGGCGGGCCGGCGGGACTGGCGTGCCGGTGCCGTGCTGTCCGGAGTGGCTGCCGGTTACCTGCCCTGGTTCGCCTATCCTGAACGGACCACCTTCTTCTTCTATGCGGTGTCCTTCGAACCGTTCCTCGTTCTCGCCCTGGTGTATGTCCTTGGCCTGGTCCTGGGCCGGCCCACGGACAGCCTGCAGCGGCGGCGCACCGGGCTGTTGATCGTCTGCTGCTTCGCTGCCGGGGTCCTGGCACTCTCCGCATACTTCCTGCCGGTCTGGACGGCGGAAACCATCCCGTATTCTGACTGGCGGCTGCGTATGTGGATGCCCAGCTGGATTTAG
- the rsmI gene encoding 16S rRNA (cytidine(1402)-2'-O)-methyltransferase, with protein MAGIADKDAAGPGQIVLAATPIGNIGDATNRLIGLLESADIIAAEDTRRLHRLVSALGITTRGRIISYHEHNEASRTADLLEMVRGGATLLMVTDAGMPAVSDPGFRLVEAAAAEGLTVTAAPGPSAVLTALALSGLPTDRFCFEGFLPRKPGERSSRLAKLANEQRTMVFFEAPHRLEPMLRALDEAFGPGRRAAVARELTKLHEQVLRGPLRELLEWAEAGDVRGEIAVVVEGAPDAAPEQAADHVGAVNSLVEKGIRLKDAVAAVAEDARISKRELYSAVLETRS; from the coding sequence ATGGCAGGCATCGCAGACAAGGACGCCGCAGGGCCCGGGCAGATTGTCCTGGCGGCAACCCCCATCGGCAACATCGGGGATGCGACCAACCGGCTGATCGGGCTGCTGGAAAGCGCCGACATCATTGCCGCGGAGGACACCCGGCGGCTGCACCGGCTGGTCAGCGCCCTCGGTATCACCACGCGGGGCCGGATCATCAGCTACCACGAACATAACGAGGCCTCCCGCACCGCGGATCTGCTGGAGATGGTCCGCGGCGGCGCCACCCTGCTGATGGTGACCGACGCCGGCATGCCGGCCGTGTCCGATCCGGGTTTCCGCCTGGTGGAGGCTGCGGCCGCGGAAGGGCTGACGGTGACCGCAGCCCCCGGACCGTCCGCGGTGCTGACCGCGCTGGCCCTGTCCGGCCTGCCGACGGACCGGTTCTGCTTTGAGGGGTTCCTGCCGCGGAAGCCGGGCGAGCGCAGCAGCCGGCTGGCAAAGCTGGCCAACGAGCAGCGGACCATGGTGTTCTTCGAAGCCCCGCACCGCCTTGAACCCATGCTGCGGGCCCTCGACGAGGCCTTCGGCCCGGGCCGGCGCGCCGCCGTCGCCCGCGAGCTCACCAAGCTGCATGAACAGGTACTGCGCGGCCCGCTGCGTGAACTGCTGGAGTGGGCCGAAGCCGGCGACGTACGCGGTGAAATCGCCGTGGTGGTCGAAGGTGCACCGGACGCAGCGCCGGAACAGGCTGCAGACCACGTGGGGGCCGTCAATTCCCTGGTGGAGAAGGGCATCCGGCTCAAGGACGCCGTGGCCGCGGTTGCCGAGGACGCCAGGATCAGCAAGCGTGAACTGTATTCGGCGGTGCTGGAAACGCGCAGCTGA
- a CDS encoding NAD-dependent succinate-semialdehyde dehydrogenase: protein MGIPADREAELLAQVPTGLLIDGQWRDASGGRTFDVEDPATGKILLSIADASTEDGALAMDAAVAAQEDWARTVPRERGEILRRAFELVTERTEDFALLMTLEMGKPLAEARGEVAYGAEFLRWFSEEAVRISGRYSTSPDGKSRLLVNKKPVGPCLLITPWNFPLAMATRKIAPAVAAGCTMVLKPAKLTPLTSQLFAAVMMEAGLPAGVLNVVSTTSAGDVTGPILKDSRLRKVSFTGSTPVGQGLIRDAAENVLRTSMELGGNAPFIVFEDADLEKAVDGAMAAKLRNMGEACTAANRFIVQDTVADEFAEKFAARVGAMTTGRGTEEDTKVGPLIDGKSRDKVHALVSEAVDGGAVALVGGEPVDGPGYFYRPTVLKNVAADARILKEEIFGPVAPIVTFSAEDEAVALANNTEYGLVSYVFTKDLNRGLRIGEKLESGMLGLNAGVVSNAAAPFGGVKQSGLGREGGAEGIEEYLYTQYIGIADPFAG, encoded by the coding sequence ATGGGTATTCCCGCAGACCGTGAAGCCGAACTCCTGGCCCAGGTCCCCACCGGTCTGTTGATTGACGGCCAGTGGCGGGACGCCTCCGGCGGACGCACGTTCGACGTCGAAGATCCGGCCACCGGCAAGATCCTGCTCAGCATCGCCGATGCCTCCACCGAGGACGGTGCGCTCGCCATGGACGCGGCCGTGGCCGCACAGGAGGACTGGGCCCGGACGGTGCCCCGGGAACGCGGGGAAATCCTGCGCCGCGCCTTTGAGCTCGTGACGGAACGCACCGAGGACTTCGCCCTGCTGATGACCCTGGAAATGGGCAAGCCGCTGGCCGAGGCCCGCGGCGAGGTGGCCTACGGTGCCGAGTTCCTGCGCTGGTTCTCCGAGGAAGCCGTCCGCATCTCCGGCCGTTACAGCACCTCCCCGGACGGCAAGTCGCGCCTGCTGGTGAACAAGAAGCCGGTGGGACCCTGCCTGCTGATCACTCCGTGGAACTTCCCGCTGGCCATGGCTACCCGCAAGATTGCCCCTGCCGTGGCCGCCGGCTGCACCATGGTGCTCAAGCCCGCCAAGCTCACCCCCCTGACGTCCCAGCTGTTCGCCGCCGTCATGATGGAAGCCGGACTGCCGGCCGGGGTGCTCAACGTGGTGTCCACTACCTCTGCCGGTGACGTCACCGGCCCCATCCTCAAGGATTCCCGGCTGCGGAAGGTCTCCTTCACCGGATCCACCCCGGTGGGCCAGGGCCTGATCCGGGACGCTGCCGAAAATGTCCTGCGTACCTCCATGGAGCTCGGCGGCAACGCGCCCTTCATTGTTTTCGAGGATGCAGACCTGGAGAAGGCCGTGGACGGTGCCATGGCCGCGAAGCTGCGGAACATGGGCGAGGCCTGCACCGCAGCCAACCGCTTCATCGTCCAGGACACGGTCGCGGACGAATTCGCCGAGAAGTTCGCGGCCCGCGTCGGTGCCATGACCACCGGACGCGGCACCGAGGAGGACACCAAGGTCGGCCCGCTGATTGACGGCAAGTCCCGGGACAAGGTGCACGCCCTGGTCAGCGAGGCGGTCGACGGCGGCGCCGTGGCCCTGGTGGGCGGGGAACCGGTGGACGGACCCGGCTACTTCTACCGGCCCACCGTCCTGAAGAACGTTGCCGCGGACGCACGGATCCTGAAGGAGGAGATCTTCGGGCCGGTGGCACCGATCGTGACCTTCTCCGCGGAAGATGAAGCAGTGGCCCTGGCCAACAACACCGAATACGGATTGGTCTCCTACGTGTTCACGAAGGACCTGAACCGCGGACTGCGGATCGGTGAAAAGCTCGAATCCGGCATGCTGGGACTCAACGCAGGAGTGGTTTCGAACGCCGCCGCACCGTTCGGCGGAGTCAAACAGTCCGGGCTGGGTCGCGAGGGCGGCGCCGAAGGCATCGAGGAATACCTGTACACCCAGTACATCGGCATCGCCGACCCCTTCGCCGGCTAA
- a CDS encoding transglutaminase family protein → MSALLTRPEAGSPLSGSPQEPDPAPRGSSEAANVAVGAASALAVLLCSLSVHGVIEGWSWLTPLFFAILVPLAATAAARRFRVPQPLVPVSGMAVLACTLTWLFASSSSFLGFLPGPGTLARADALLSEARTVILTEVTPVQPLPGILFLCCAGIGLVAVLTDTLAATLRMPATAGLGLFAVLMLPAVLKPESLGTGYFLLAGAGYLVLLAAGARREQHGPGTRVPRPWLARATAVSASSLALALLLPAVLPGFSGGAFPEGTRFNFFSGSTGLNPVVSLGSDLRQPQSAGRITYSTSSTDPVYLRSTTLEDFSGSRWGPDIRAAERREGVSTMSPDASTLPGGGRSTPVVTRISSKTYSSPWLLAPYYPLGVTGAEGNWSWDPKTMTVLDDSSDSASTQDYQVLSVSPELTPEELARLPEVDNGSVDAVFTDLPADLPGNIRDAAAEAVKDASTPYAKAMAIQGYLRGPEFSYSLEAPVEGGYDGNGMSVLSEFLERKAGYCVHFAAAMAVMARQEGIPSRMALGYAPGQSTGDTPEGTGPNGEPLREFEVDSSDAHAWPELYFEGAGWVRFEPTPSRGSVPVYAREPLAPADATIRDDEDPRLPGTPAAVPALPQEAPLEPETVLEPGDAGGTAWLGALLGVLAAAAAVLTPWAMRRRRAARRRHAAADGRTGPVWDELADLGIDYGYPGRTSDTPRTYAGRLAQEAGLSPRAEEALNRIRSSFEVEAYAGAGRGGPAPAPVWADLETVREELRRGTGFLGRIHARFLPPSLALRFRHG, encoded by the coding sequence ATGAGCGCCCTGCTGACACGCCCCGAAGCCGGCTCTCCGCTGTCCGGGAGCCCGCAGGAGCCGGATCCGGCTCCCCGGGGAAGCAGTGAAGCGGCCAACGTTGCGGTAGGCGCGGCAAGTGCCCTGGCCGTACTGCTGTGTTCGCTCAGCGTGCACGGGGTCATCGAAGGCTGGTCCTGGCTGACGCCGCTGTTTTTCGCCATCCTCGTTCCCCTGGCGGCCACCGCCGCTGCACGGAGGTTCAGGGTGCCGCAACCGCTGGTGCCGGTATCCGGTATGGCCGTCCTGGCGTGCACCCTTACCTGGTTGTTTGCTTCATCGTCCTCATTCCTGGGCTTCCTGCCCGGTCCGGGCACCCTCGCCCGTGCCGATGCGCTGCTGTCCGAGGCACGCACGGTGATCCTCACCGAGGTCACGCCCGTGCAGCCGCTGCCGGGCATCCTGTTCCTGTGCTGCGCCGGGATCGGGCTGGTGGCTGTGCTGACCGATACCCTGGCGGCCACGCTGCGGATGCCGGCCACCGCAGGACTCGGCCTGTTCGCCGTCCTCATGCTCCCCGCGGTGCTGAAACCCGAGAGCCTGGGCACGGGGTATTTCCTGCTCGCGGGCGCCGGCTACCTGGTGCTGCTCGCGGCCGGCGCCCGCCGGGAACAGCACGGACCCGGCACCCGCGTTCCGCGGCCCTGGCTGGCACGCGCAACTGCGGTTTCCGCGTCGTCCCTTGCACTGGCGCTGCTGCTGCCCGCAGTCCTGCCGGGATTCAGCGGCGGCGCCTTCCCGGAAGGCACCCGGTTCAACTTCTTCTCCGGCAGCACCGGACTGAATCCGGTCGTCTCCCTGGGCAGCGACCTGCGTCAGCCCCAATCGGCAGGGCGGATCACCTATTCGACGTCTTCGACGGATCCTGTCTATCTTCGGTCCACCACCTTGGAGGATTTTTCGGGCAGCCGATGGGGTCCGGATATCCGGGCGGCAGAACGCAGGGAAGGCGTTTCCACCATGTCGCCGGATGCCTCCACCCTGCCGGGAGGAGGCCGCAGCACCCCGGTGGTGACGCGGATCAGCTCCAAAACCTATTCCAGTCCCTGGTTGTTGGCCCCCTATTACCCGCTCGGAGTGACCGGCGCTGAGGGGAACTGGTCCTGGGACCCGAAAACAATGACTGTCCTGGACGACAGCTCCGACAGTGCCTCGACGCAGGACTACCAGGTCCTGAGCGTTTCCCCGGAGCTCACGCCCGAGGAGCTGGCACGGCTTCCGGAAGTCGACAACGGCAGCGTTGACGCCGTTTTCACGGATCTGCCCGCGGACCTTCCCGGAAACATCCGTGACGCAGCCGCGGAGGCGGTGAAGGACGCGTCCACCCCGTATGCCAAAGCCATGGCGATCCAGGGGTATCTTCGTGGCCCGGAGTTTTCCTACTCGCTGGAAGCTCCCGTGGAGGGCGGGTATGACGGGAACGGAATGTCAGTCCTGTCCGAGTTCCTCGAGCGGAAGGCCGGTTACTGCGTGCATTTCGCTGCGGCCATGGCGGTGATGGCCCGGCAGGAGGGCATTCCCAGCCGGATGGCACTCGGATACGCACCCGGGCAGAGCACCGGCGACACACCGGAGGGAACCGGACCCAACGGCGAACCGCTGCGTGAGTTCGAGGTCGATTCTTCAGACGCCCATGCCTGGCCTGAGCTGTATTTCGAAGGAGCCGGCTGGGTCCGCTTCGAGCCCACTCCGTCCCGCGGGTCGGTGCCGGTCTACGCCCGGGAGCCGTTGGCACCTGCCGATGCCACCATCCGCGATGATGAGGATCCGCGCCTCCCGGGAACGCCTGCAGCGGTTCCGGCGCTCCCGCAGGAAGCCCCGCTGGAACCGGAAACCGTGCTCGAACCGGGTGATGCGGGCGGAACCGCCTGGCTCGGTGCGCTGCTGGGCGTGCTGGCGGCAGCGGCTGCCGTCCTGACGCCTTGGGCGATGCGCCGCCGGCGGGCCGCGCGAAGGCGGCACGCCGCCGCAGACGGCCGGACGGGTCCGGTCTGGGACGAACTTGCGGATCTTGGCATCGATTACGGCTATCCCGGCCGGACCTCCGACACTCCACGGACCTATGCGGGCCGGCTGGCCCAGGAGGCCGGGCTGTCGCCCCGCGCCGAGGAAGCGCTGAACCGTATCCGCAGCTCCTTCGAGGTGGAAGCGTATGCCGGAGCAGGCCGCGGCGGACCGGCACCGGCTCCTGTGTGGGCGGACCTGGAAACGGTGCGGGAGGAACTGCGCCGCGGCACGGGTTTCCTCGGCCGGATCCATGCCCGGTTCCTTCCGCCGTCGCTGGCCCTGCGCTTCCGGCACGGCTGA